In one window of Juglans regia cultivar Chandler chromosome 3, Walnut 2.0, whole genome shotgun sequence DNA:
- the LOC109020463 gene encoding alpha-L-arabinofuranosidase 1-like isoform X1: MGSCNVPYMSVLLLCFFIGSFFVPQCLSIGDDANQTAFLLVNASEALGRPIPETLFGIFFEEINHAGAGGLWAELVSNRGFEAGGPNIPSNIDPWSIIGNESSSLTLSTDDSSCFERNKVALRMEVLCDTEGTNICPAGGVGVYNPGFWGMNIEKGKKYNVVLYVRSSGAINVSVSLTGPNGLETLATHDITASASQVSNWTKMEVLLEANATNPNARLQLTTTRKGVIWFDQVSAMPNDTYKGHGFRSELAEMLADLKPKFIRFPGGCFVQGGRLKNAFRWKSTIGPWEERPGHFGDVWMYWTDDGLGYFEFLQLTEDLGALPVWVFNIGISLNDQVSTSNIRPFVQEALDSIEFARGDPNSTWGSMRAAIGHPEPFDLRHFALGNEDCGNKNYQGNYLKFYDAIKKAYPDIKIITTCDRFSQKLDHADLYDYHVYKSAKDMFSMAHQFDLASRDGPKAFVSEYAVNGKTAGKGNILAALAEAAFLIGIEQNSDAVSMASYAPLFVNDNDRRWNPDAIVFNSSQLYGTPSYWAQCFFRESSSATVLHSTLQTNTSTSQLIASAIMWENSGDNKSYLRVKIVNFWNDTVNLKISVDGLEPNSTILLSGSTKTVLTSGNPMDENSFNEPNKVKPTQSPLENAGKDMDVILLPYSLTSFDLLKGSSDLRTARIDYFSRSSF; this comes from the exons GAGATTAACCATGCTGGTGCTGGAGGGTTGTGGGCAGAGCTTGTGAGCAACAGAG GTTTTGAAGCTGGGGGACCTAATATCCCCTCAAACATTGACCCTTGGTCTATTATTGGGAATGAGTCCTCATCCCTTACACTGTCCACTGACGACTCATCATGTTTTGAGCGCAATAAGGTTGCACTCCGAATGGAGGTACTATGTGACACAGAAGGTACCAATATCTGTCCTGCTGGGGGCGTTGGTGTTTATAACCCGGGCTTCTGGGGCATG aatattgagaaaggaaagaaatacaACGTGGTTCTGTATGTTCGTTCATCAGGAGCAATTAATGTATCTGTGTCATTGACGGGCCCAAATGGCTTGGAGACACTGGCAACTCATGACATAAC AGCTTCTGCTTCTCAAGTCTCAAATTGGACAAAGATGGAGGTCCTGTTGGAAGCCAATGCCACAAATCCTAATGCAAGACTTCAATTGACTACAACCAGAAAAGGAGTCATTTGGTTTGACCAAGTGTCAGCTATGCCCAATGATACATATAAG GGACATGGCTTCCGAAGTGAGCTTGCTGAAATGCTGGCAGATCTCAAACCAAAATTTATCAGATTTCCAG GTGGCTGCTTTGTTCAAGGTGGCAGGTTAAAAAATGCATTTCGTTGGAAATCAACCATTGGACCCTGGGAGGAGAGACCAGGGCACTTTGGTGATGTTTGGATGTACTGGACGGATGATGGACTTGGTTACTTTGAGTTTCTCCAA CTAACTGAGGACTTAGGTGCATTGCCAGTATGGGTGTTCAATATTG GTATCAGTCTTAATGATCAAGTTAGTACTTCCAACATCAGGCCTTTTGTGCAA GAAGCCCTCGATAGTATTGAGTTTGCTAGAGGTGATCCTAATTCTACATGGGGTTCTATGCGAGCTGCAATAGGACATCCAGAACCTTTTGACTTGAGACATTTTGCTCTTGGGAATGAGGATTGCGGGAATAAGAATTATCAAG GAAATTACCTCAAGTTCTATGATGCCATAAAGAAGGCTTATCCAGACATCAAAATCATCACAACTTGTGACAGGTTTTCTCAAAAGTTGGATCATGCAGATTTGTATGATTATCAT GTTTATAAATCTGCCAAGGACATGTTTTCGATGGCTCATCAGTTTGATCTTGCATCACGTGACGGTCCAAAG GCTTTTGTAAGTGAGTATGCTGTAAATGGGAAAACTGCTGGCAAAGGAAATATTTTAGCAGCACTGGCCGAGGCTGCATTCCTTATTGGAATTGAACAGAACag TGATGCAGTTAGCATGGCAAGCTACGCACCACTTTTTGTGAATGACAATGACAGGCG GTGGAATCCAGATGCAATTGTCTTTAACTCTTCACAGCTATATGGAACACCAAGCTACTGGGCGCAATGCTTTTTCAGGGAGTCGAGTTCAGCAACTGTTCTTCATTCAACACTCCAAACAAATACATCCACTTCCCAGCTTATTGCATCTGCAATTATGTGGGAAAACTCGGGTGATAACAAGAGTTACCTAAGGGTAAAG atTGTGAACTTTTGGAATGACACAGTTAATCTCAAGATAAGTGTGGATGGATTGGAGCCCAACTCCACAATACTGTTATCTGGGTCGACAAAGACCGTACTCACCTCTGGTAATCCAATGGATGAGAATTCATTCAATGAGCCAAATAAG GTCAAACCGACCCAGAGTCCACTTGAAAATGCTGGCAAGGACATGGATGTCATACTTCTTCCATATTCTCTCACTTCATTTGATCTGTTAAAAGGATCAAGCGACCTCAGAACTGCAAGAATTGATTATTTCTCTAGATCATCTTTTTAA